In Helianthus annuus cultivar XRQ/B chromosome 9, HanXRQr2.0-SUNRISE, whole genome shotgun sequence, the following are encoded in one genomic region:
- the LOC110879337 gene encoding QWRF motif-containing protein 2, producing the protein MVANVSSVTPNRNPKVPSRAPSPAKPKRSPLVPSETDNNVSLPRRPKSRDVTSRYLSSTASSASNATTMTSTSSSGSFSSTTTTSSSNSMCTPRRRFPSPLVSSTNLMTPKTSSTMSNKRAQSTERRRPATPQSVTAKMLTAMPARSLSVSFQGPSFAIPASKSSKPPPVVNNNGSRNCTPERRPVTPVRKLANPNSIDQKRWPATARSRQGGFMTRSVDLTNENVNLSGSGTATAVRALQKSMIGESKLKGNKPEVLEVSKSIDKLFSEFDNADRVNSDAESVSSGSTPGIVRGATPRGITVPARFRQETVNRLRRVEPEPVSPPLSRNNRPLSANRYLKDGPARTPRGLSPSPIRGAVRPASPCKSVLGSAPSPSRGMSSPTRPRSAAGSNSNLGNTHSILSFAADTRRRKVGDNAITDAHELRLLHNKYLQWRFGNARADAAMMVQRATAQKSLYNSWVTTSKMRQSVISKQMEIQQLRQNLMLHTLLQTQIPYLKVWDQVERDHIVSLSGAIASLESSTLRVPLVEGAKVDVQSLKDAIRSAADVMQTMTSLIRSLVTKVEHVTTLASELATTTTNERSTIDRCKDLFSILANMEVQDCSLRTHLLQLQQPPPTAITEL; encoded by the exons ATGGTGGCTAACGTCTCTTCTGTTACACCTAACCGTAACCCTAAGGTACCGTCACGAGCTCCGTCACCGGCTAAACCGAAACGCTCGCCGCTGGTACCGTCGGAGACCGATAACAATGTTTCGCTGCCACGTAGGCCGAAATCTAGAGATGTTACTTCACGATACTTGTCTTCTACTGCTTCTTCCGCTTCCAACGCAACTACAATGACGTCGACATCGTCTTCAGGTTCGTTTTCTTCAACTACAACGACGTCGTCTTCGAATTCTATGTGTACGCCGCGGAGACGGTTTCCATCGCCGTTAGTTTCATCGACGAATCTGATGACTCCGAAAACGTCGTCTACGATGAGCAACAAGCGAGCTCAGTCAACGGAACGGCGTCGTCCGGCGACTCCGCAGTCTGTTACGGCGAAGATGTTGACGGCGATGCCGGCGAGGAGTTTGTCGGTTTCGTTTCAAGGTCCGTCGTTTGCGATTCCGGCAAGTAAGTCATCGAAACCGCCGCCTGTTGTTAATAATAACGGATCTAGGAATTGTACACCGGAGAGGAGGCCTGTGACGCCAGTGAGGAAATTAGCGAATCCGAATTCGATTGATCAGAAACGGTGGCCGGCGACGGCGAGATCACGGCAGGGGGGTTTTATGACGAGGAGTGTGGATTTAACAAACGAGAATGTGAACTTGAGTGGATCTGGAACGGCTACTGCTGTTAGGGCGTTACAGAAATCTATGATCGGTGAGAGTAAATTGAAAGGTAATAAACCTGAGGTTCTGGAGGTTAGTAAAAGTATCGATAAGCTTTTTAGTGAGTTTGATAATGCGGATCGTGTGAATTCGGATGCGGAGAGTGTTTCCTCTGGCAGTACTCCGGGTATTGTTCGAGGTGCGACGCCTCGTGGCATTACGGTGCCGGCTAGGTTTAGGCAAGAGACTGTTAATCGTCTCAGGAGGGTAGAACCGGAGCCTGTTTCACCTCCGCTGTCGCGAAACAATAGGCCACTTTCGGCGAATAGGTATCTGAAAGATGGCCCTGCACGAACACCGCGAGGATTGTCTCCCTCTCCGATTAGAGGAGCTGTTCGACCTGCCTCCCCGTGCAAGAGTGTGTTGGGGTCCGCGCCGTCTCCATCAAGGGGTATGTCCAGTCCAACGAGACCACGGAGTGCAGCAGGGTCTAATAGTAATTTGGGCAATACGCATTCGATCCTCAGCTTTGCTGCTGATACTAGGAGAAGGAAGGTAGGAGATAACGCAATTACTGATGCACATGAGTTGAGATTGCTACACAACAAATATTTGCAATGGAGGTTTGGAAATGCTAGAGCAGATGCTGCCATGATGGTCCAGAGAGCAACTGCTCAG AAAAGTCTATATAATTCATGGGTGACTACATCAAAAATGCGACAATCTGTCATATCCAAACAAATGGAAATTCAACAGCTGAGGCAGAACTTGATGTTGCATACGCTTCTCCAAACTCAG ATACCATATTTGAAAGTTTGGGATCAAGTTGAGAGGGATCACATCGTATCTTTGTCTGGTGCTATTGCGTCTCTGGAGTCCAGCACTCTTCGTGTTCCACTTGTTGAAGGAGCAAAG GTTGATGTTCAAAGTTTAAAAGACGCTATCCGTTCGGCTGCTGATGTGATGCAGACAATGACATCCTTAATACGATCTTTAGTGACAAAG GTGGAGCATGTGACTACATTGGCATCTGAACTTGCAACCACAACAACAAATGAACGATCTACTATTGATCGGTGCAAGGATCTGTTTTCAATACTGGCAAACATGGAG GTGCAGGACTGCAGCTTGAGGACACACTTGTTACAACTGCAACAACCACCTCCAACTGCAATAACAGAACTGTAA